In the genome of Bradyrhizobium ottawaense, the window GAATACGGAATCTGCCCCCACGGCGATCCCCATTCCCCTTTACCCGAGCACCGCCGGAAACGCTAATAAGCAGAACTATCCTGCATTCACTTCCCTGCTACCGCACTGCGAAATCGACATCGCAGCTATGCGGCGGCCTGTCTCAGGCGGCGCGGACCGCGTTCAGGAACTTGCCGACCTCGAGCTTGAGGCGATTGGAGTCGCGGGACAGCATCTGCGCCGCCGACAACACCTGCGAGGACGACGCGCCGGTCTCGGCGGCCCCCCGCTCGACCTCGCCGACATTGGACGAGGCCTGCTGGGCGCCCTTGGCCGCCTGCTGCACGTTTCGTGTGATCTCCTGCGTCGCCGCCCCCTGTTCCTCCACCGCCGCGGCAATGGCCGCAGCGATTTCGGACAGCCGCGCGATGGTGCCGCCGATGTCGCGGATCGCCGCGACGGATTCCTGGGTCGCCGACTGAATGCCGGTGATCTGCTGCGCGATCTCACCGGTCGCCTTCGCGGTCTGCGCGGCAAGGGCCTTGACCTCGGAAGCCACCACCGCGAAGCCGCGACCGGACTCGCCGGCCCTCGCCGCCTCGATCGTTGCGTTGAGCGCGAGGAGATTGGTCTGCCCCGCGATCTGGTCGATCAGTTCGACGACGTCGCCAATCTTCGCGACCGCTCTCGACAATCCGTCGATATGCCCGTCGGTCAGCCGGACCTGATCAACGGCTTCGTTGGCCATTCGCGCCGAATCCTGCACCCGGCGGCTGATCTCGTTGACGGACGACGACAGCTGCTCGGTCGCCGACGCGACCGACTGGACGTTTGCGGAGGCTTCCTCCGAACCGTCGGCGACGGTGACGGCGAGCTTCTGCGCCCGCGCGGCCGTCACGTTCATCGCGCCGGCAGAGGCTTCCAGCTCGGTCGACGCCGAACTCACCGCGTCCACGATCTCGCCGACTGCAGTCTCGAATTGACCGGCAAGCCGGTGCATGTCGGCACGGCGCTGTTCGGCCGCGATCTGGTCCTGCCTGATCTTGGCGTCCGCGACCTCGTGCGCCTTCTGCTCGGCCTTGACCTTGAACGTCTCCACCGCGTGAGCCATGTCGCCTACCTCGTCCTTGCGGCCAAGCCCGGGGAGAACCACTGCGAAATTGCCGCCGGCCAATTCGTCCATCGCGGCCGTCAGTGCCGAGAGCGGACGCACGATCCTGGAAACCGCGACCCAGAAGCTCAGCAATGTGAGGCCGAGGCTCGCAAGCAGGATTGCAACGCTGATGATCAGGTTGGAGGCGCTCGCCTTCGCCTGTTCGGCGGCCTCCGTATCCGCCGCCGCGCCGATTGCATCCGCGAGCCCAAGAATGGAATTGATGGCCGTCGTCGCGCGGCTCACATAATCGCGGCCGCCGATCTTGTACTCGCCGCTCGGACCTGCGGCGAGGATTTCGGCACGCAGTGCGCCATAGGTCTGAAAGTAATCCTCATTCACCGACTTGATGGCTCGCGCGAGTGCTGCCGGAACGTCGGTGCGGTCGGCGATCGGGGCAACCGTCTCCCAGGCGAGCTCCACGTGGCCGCGGAAGGTCGCGATCCGGCCGATGCCGTCCGCGGCGAGCTTCGCGTGCGAACTGATCAACCCGCCGAGAAGCGCACGTTCGCGCCCGGCGTTTTCTGCCATCTCCGCTGTCAGGTGCCGAAGGCCGACGAGGCGTGCCATGGCCGCCGAAGGCGAACTGGTCAGCGTTTCCTGCGTCAGGCGCAGTCTGTTGGCGGCGACCTCGATCAGGTCGGTGATCGCCGGGGCAAAGGCCTTGACCACCTCGGTGTCCCGCTCCGACCCAGGCTTGGCCAGATTCGCATCGACCCTGCGGCGCAGGCTCTCGAAGCTTTGGAATGCCCGTTCGGCTTCCGAGATGCGTTGTTCAGCGCCCTTCATCGCCGTGACGCCACGCAAGCGCTGCACGGCATCGCGGAAGGCCCGATCCGACGTCGCGCGCACAGCATCGATTTCAGAGCGGCGATCGGCCGGAAGAACCTCGGGCGAATTCAGCGCCGCATTGGTCATGCCCCGCTCCTTCGCCCACTGCCCGGCGCTGTGCAGCAACGATTGCGAAATGCCGTTGAGGCCGACGAAGATCTCGGCCTCCTGACGGTCGTGGTAGGCGTGAATGGCCGTGTAGCCGGTGGCCGCCACTCCCATCAAGGCAAGCGCCGAAATGATGACCGGTAGGACCGTGCCAATTCTGAGATGCACCGCTGGCTTCCTTCTCCCGAGTGCCGCTTCCTCTGGACGAAGGAATCGACCCTCACGAGAGATACAAGAAGCCTGCAACGCGATGTTGTCTCACGTCAAAGTGCGGCCGCGCTGCCGGGGCGCCACCGCATATGCTTATCAAAACGTTGCCCGCGATAACGCGCGCGTGCAACGCTGGTACGTCGTGCTGTCCTCAGGCGGCGCGGACGGAGTTGAGGAACTTGCCGACCTCGAGCTTGAGACGATTGGAATCGCGGGACAGCATCTGCGCCGCCGACAGCACCTGCGAGGACGCCGAGCCGGTTTCGGAGGCGCCGCGCTGGACGTCGCCGACATTGGACGAGACCTGCTGGGTACCCTGGGCGGCCTGCTGAACGTTACGGGCAATTTCCTGGGTGGCCGCGCCCTGTTGCTCCACGGCCGCGGCGATCGTTGCGGCAATCTCCGACAAACGCGCGATCGTGCCGCTGATCTCGCCGATGGCACTGACCGAATCCTGCGTCGCCGCCTGAATGCCGCCGACCTGCTGGCCGATCTCTCCGGTGGCCTTCGCCGTCTGCTCGGCGAGCGCCTTGACCTCGGAAGCCACGACGGCGAAGCCGCGACCCGCCTCGCCGGCCCGCGCCGCCTCGATCGTGGCATTGAGCGCCAGCAAATTGGTCTGGCCGGCGATCGCATTGATGAGCTCGACGACGTCGCCGATCCGCGATGCGGCCCGCGACAATTCGCTGACACGTTCGGTGGTGGCATGCGCCTGGCTGACCGCCTCGCTCGCGATCCGGGAGGAGTCCTGCACCTGGCGGCCGATCTCGCGCACCGAGGACGACATCTCTTCGGCGGCCGACGCCACCGAGTGGACGTTGGTGGACGCTGCTTCCGAGCCGGATGCGACCACCGTGGCCAGCTCCTGCGCCCGGCCCGCGGTCGAGGACAGCGTCGAGGCTGACGCCTCGAGCTCGGTTGCGGCCGACGACACCGTCTCGACGATCTCGCCGATCGCGGCCTCGAAGCCGTCGGCAAGCTTGGTCATGTCGGCCTTGCGCTGCGTCTCGGCGCGGCGCTGCACCGCCTGCACCTCGTCGCGGCTGAACCGGATGATGGTCTGCACGGTCTGAAGGTTGCGCAGCGCCTCGCCGATCTCGTCGTCGCGCTCGATCACGATGCGGTTGTCGAGCTTGTCCTGCACGAGATTGACCAGGGTGTCGTTGAGCTGTTGCATCGGCCCCTGGATCGCACGCATGGTTGCAAGGCCCGCGAAACCGACGACGACGGCACCGACGACGGCCAGCGCCGACAGGATCAGGCTGGCCGAACCACCGGAAGCGAGCGCGCCGCCGATGCCGAGCCCGAGCATGAACAGCGCCTGGAGCGCCATGGTCGTGACGAGACGCGCCTTCAGCGTCCTCGTGAAGACGCTGAAACGGTCGAGCCACGAGCGGCGGCGGATGATGCCGGCGTCGACGCGATAACCATGCGCCTTCTTCTCGCGGATCGCGGCGTAGACCTCCTCGGCGAGCTTGCGCTGATCGGCCGGCAGTTTTGTGCGGATCGAGGTGTAACCCTTGAGCTGGCCGTTCTCCCGGATCGGCGAAGCAGTTGCCAGCACCCAGTAGAAGTCGCCGTTCTTGCGGCGATTCTTCACCGCGCCGAGCCAGGGCTTGCCGGCCTTCAGCGTGTTCCAGAGATTGTCGAACGCCTCCGGCGGCATGTCGGGGTGGCGAACGATATTGTGCGGCTGGCCCATCAGCTCGGCCGATGTGAACCCGGCCGCGGCGAGGAAGTCTTCGTTGAAGTAGGTGAGCTTGCCCTTGAGATCGGTGCGCGAAACGATCAGCGTCTCGTCGCTGACCGGATATTCGACATCAGTGACGGGAAAATTCTTGCGCATTGGGGCCCCCCAATGAATTGACTATTCGTTCATTCCAATTCGGACGGCCGCTGTTCGAGTCGTCTTGGCGTCATTCTCATAAAGCGAGTTTAACCAACGATGAAACGGAACCACCGTGCGTCTACGGGTGCTTCCCCTTGATGCTACCTGTAGGCAACATCATGCTACCGGCCGCAAAAAAGGAAACGAGCGGCGCTTTTGACGCCGCTCGTTCCTGGAGCGATAGCTGTGCGCGCGAACTTATGCCGCGCGGACGTTGGTCAGGAACTTGCTGACCTCATTCTTCAGCCGGCCCGAGTCGTTCGACAGCATTTGCGCCGCCGACAGCACTTGTGAGGACGCCGTGCCGGTCTCGGTCGCTCCGCGCTGCACGTCGGTGATGTTGGAGGAGACCTGCTGGGTACCTTGCGCGGCCTGCTGCACGTTGCGGGCGATCTCCTGGGTCGCCGCGCCCTGCTCTTCCACCGCCGCCGCAATCGCCGACGAGATTTCCGACAGGCGCTCGATGGTCGAGGAGATCTCCTTGATGGCGCCGACCGAGTCGTTGGTCGCCGCCTGGATGCCGGAGATCTGCTGGCCGATCTCGCCGGTGGCCTTCGCGGTCTGCTCGGCGAGCGCCTTCACCTCCGAGGCCACCACGGCGAAGCCGCGGCCGGCCTCGCCGGCACGTGCGGCCTCGATGGTCGCGTTCAGCGCCAGCAGGTTGGTCTGGCCGGCGATGGTGTTGATCAGCTCGACCACGTCGCCGATGCGGGACGCCGCCTTGGAAAGCTCGCTGACCCGCTCGGTGGTGGCGCGCGCCTGGCCGACGGCATCGCCCGCCATTCGCGCCGATTCCTGCACCTGACGGCTGATCTCGCCGACCGACGAAGCCATCTCCTCGGTCGCCGAGGCCACCGACTGCACGTTACCAGATGCCTGGTCGGATGCGGTGGCGACGACGGAGGCGAGCTCTTGCGCCCGCTCGGCGGTCGAGCTCAGCGATCCGGCCGAGCTTTCCAGCGCGCCGGATGCGGCGGACACCGTTTCCACGATGCCGCCCACCTGCGCTTCGAAGCTGTCGGCCAGCTCGTTCATGGTGCGCTTGCGTTCGCGATCGGCAGCGGCCTGGTCCTGGGCACGTTGCTCGATGCTGCGCTTGATGTCGTCCTGCATCGAGCTCAGCGACGTCGCGAGCCTGCCGACCTCGTCGGCCTGATCGATCTTGAGCTGCTGGTTGAAGTCGCCCTTGGCGATGCCGTCGGCGAAATTGGCGCAGTCCTGGATCGGCCGCGCGATCTTGCGTGCAGCGAACGAGATCAAGAAGATCGCCGCCAGCCCGATGACGAGGCCGACACCGAGCTGCCAGAACGTGCTCGACGTCGCGCGGGCACTGAGCGAGGCATCCAGCTGCCGTGCGGACGCCAGCACGACCTCGCGCGGGACCGAGATCACGACCGACCACGCATTCTCGGTGAGCCCGAAGCGGATCGGCGCATAGATATCGATGTTGGCGAACTTCGGATCGTCCTGCACTGCGCTTTTGCCGGCCTTGACGATGGCGAGGCTCTCGCTCCAGCGCGGATCGGCTGCCGAAGCGTTCTTGCCGATCACGTCCTGATTGGCGCTGTTGGCCACGATCAGGCCGGTATCGTTGAGGATCGCGACCTTGCCCTTGCCCTCGAACAGCGAGGCATTGATCTTGAGGGCCAGCTTCTGCACGAAGTCGAGATTGTAGTCGGCGCCGGCAACGCCGCGGAACTTGCCGCCGATCATGACCGGCACCGACATGGTCGCCAGGAAGACGGCCTTGCCCTGCACGATGTAGGGCAGCGGACCGAGGATGTTCTCCTTACCCGTCGTGTTCGGATTGATGTACCAGGCGCCCTTCACCAGACCGTTGGGATGCCGCTCGCTGCTGTCGTACTCGACCAGCGGCTGAACGGCGATGTCGCCGTTGGCATTGCGCGTCCAATAGGGCAGGAACCGGCCGGTATTGTCCGATCCAACCTCCTTGCGGCCCT includes:
- a CDS encoding methyl-accepting chemotaxis protein codes for the protein MHLRIGTVLPVIISALALMGVAATGYTAIHAYHDRQEAEIFVGLNGISQSLLHSAGQWAKERGMTNAALNSPEVLPADRRSEIDAVRATSDRAFRDAVQRLRGVTAMKGAEQRISEAERAFQSFESLRRRVDANLAKPGSERDTEVVKAFAPAITDLIEVAANRLRLTQETLTSSPSAAMARLVGLRHLTAEMAENAGRERALLGGLISSHAKLAADGIGRIATFRGHVELAWETVAPIADRTDVPAALARAIKSVNEDYFQTYGALRAEILAAGPSGEYKIGGRDYVSRATTAINSILGLADAIGAAADTEAAEQAKASASNLIISVAILLASLGLTLLSFWVAVSRIVRPLSALTAAMDELAGGNFAVVLPGLGRKDEVGDMAHAVETFKVKAEQKAHEVADAKIRQDQIAAEQRRADMHRLAGQFETAVGEIVDAVSSASTELEASAGAMNVTAARAQKLAVTVADGSEEASANVQSVASATEQLSSSVNEISRRVQDSARMANEAVDQVRLTDGHIDGLSRAVAKIGDVVELIDQIAGQTNLLALNATIEAARAGESGRGFAVVASEVKALAAQTAKATGEIAQQITGIQSATQESVAAIRDIGGTIARLSEIAAAIAAAVEEQGAATQEITRNVQQAAKGAQQASSNVGEVERGAAETGASSSQVLSAAQMLSRDSNRLKLEVGKFLNAVRAA
- a CDS encoding methyl-accepting chemotaxis protein, which encodes MRKNFPVTDVEYPVSDETLIVSRTDLKGKLTYFNEDFLAAAGFTSAELMGQPHNIVRHPDMPPEAFDNLWNTLKAGKPWLGAVKNRRKNGDFYWVLATASPIRENGQLKGYTSIRTKLPADQRKLAEEVYAAIREKKAHGYRVDAGIIRRRSWLDRFSVFTRTLKARLVTTMALQALFMLGLGIGGALASGGSASLILSALAVVGAVVVGFAGLATMRAIQGPMQQLNDTLVNLVQDKLDNRIVIERDDEIGEALRNLQTVQTIIRFSRDEVQAVQRRAETQRKADMTKLADGFEAAIGEIVETVSSAATELEASASTLSSTAGRAQELATVVASGSEAASTNVHSVASAAEEMSSSVREIGRQVQDSSRIASEAVSQAHATTERVSELSRAASRIGDVVELINAIAGQTNLLALNATIEAARAGEAGRGFAVVASEVKALAEQTAKATGEIGQQVGGIQAATQDSVSAIGEISGTIARLSEIAATIAAAVEQQGAATQEIARNVQQAAQGTQQVSSNVGDVQRGASETGSASSQVLSAAQMLSRDSNRLKLEVGKFLNSVRAA
- a CDS encoding methyl-accepting chemotaxis protein, with translation MKLFSFSAIRSIQLKIALIAGLCLAVTCVVLIGYGLFSTQSMNQYVTHEVMQLVDNQTKESLTNRAATEASAIKAELEVGFDAARTIAHAFATLADEKTGTPIAARRAQFNALLRHVLELNPAFNGTYSAWEPGALDGDDAAFKGRKEVGSDNTGRFLPYWTRNANGDIAVQPLVEYDSSERHPNGLVKGAWYINPNTTGKENILGPLPYIVQGKAVFLATMSVPVMIGGKFRGVAGADYNLDFVQKLALKINASLFEGKGKVAILNDTGLIVANSANQDVIGKNASAADPRWSESLAIVKAGKSAVQDDPKFANIDIYAPIRFGLTENAWSVVISVPREVVLASARQLDASLSARATSSTFWQLGVGLVIGLAAIFLISFAARKIARPIQDCANFADGIAKGDFNQQLKIDQADEVGRLATSLSSMQDDIKRSIEQRAQDQAAADRERKRTMNELADSFEAQVGGIVETVSAASGALESSAGSLSSTAERAQELASVVATASDQASGNVQSVASATEEMASSVGEISRQVQESARMAGDAVGQARATTERVSELSKAASRIGDVVELINTIAGQTNLLALNATIEAARAGEAGRGFAVVASEVKALAEQTAKATGEIGQQISGIQAATNDSVGAIKEISSTIERLSEISSAIAAAVEEQGAATQEIARNVQQAAQGTQQVSSNITDVQRGATETGTASSQVLSAAQMLSNDSGRLKNEVSKFLTNVRAA